Proteins encoded by one window of Collimonas fungivorans:
- a CDS encoding threonine aldolase family protein gives MSNTNLRSQCHTFFSGTAPRPAAEDFAEMAAWCQAHDIQHDVYGEGKLVQDFENKIATLLGFEAARFVITGTLAQTVALRIACLDRNNPLVALHPTAHILLHENSNYQLLDHFTSLNVGSPQRPWTADDLKAIPDRLGAALYELPMREIGGQLPAWEELDAVKHHCRKQNIHLHLDGARLWEAAAGYGKPLDSVTAGFDSAYVSFYKGIGGLGGAMLLGSRDFIDRTSIWMKRMGGNIYQRSPYVVAAAMRFDQKLACMPAYLQRTRDLYRLLARYPLWQVNPRQPHCNILHLYFPVDRDAANAARDQLAREHGIWLFGEARHTALPQQSYVEWYVGEALLSLSDARVAAILDQFQALLAPV, from the coding sequence ATGTCAAACACCAATCTACGCAGTCAGTGCCATACCTTTTTTTCCGGCACTGCACCGCGCCCAGCCGCCGAGGATTTTGCCGAGATGGCTGCCTGGTGCCAGGCGCATGACATCCAGCACGATGTCTACGGCGAAGGCAAGCTGGTCCAGGATTTCGAAAACAAGATCGCTACGCTGCTGGGCTTCGAAGCGGCCCGCTTCGTGATTACCGGCACGCTTGCCCAGACCGTCGCGCTGCGCATTGCCTGCCTGGACCGCAACAATCCGCTGGTAGCGCTCCACCCTACTGCGCATATCCTGCTGCACGAGAACAGCAATTACCAGCTGCTCGACCATTTCACCTCGCTCAATGTGGGCAGCCCGCAGCGGCCGTGGACGGCCGATGACCTCAAAGCCATTCCCGATCGCCTGGGCGCGGCGCTGTACGAGTTGCCCATGCGTGAGATCGGCGGCCAGCTGCCGGCATGGGAAGAACTGGATGCGGTCAAGCACCACTGCCGCAAGCAAAACATCCATCTGCACCTGGACGGCGCCCGCCTGTGGGAAGCCGCCGCCGGTTATGGCAAGCCGCTGGACAGCGTGACCGCCGGCTTCGACAGCGCCTATGTCTCGTTCTACAAGGGCATAGGCGGCCTCGGCGGCGCCATGCTGCTGGGCAGCCGCGACTTCATTGACCGCACTTCGATATGGATGAAACGCATGGGCGGCAATATCTACCAGCGTTCGCCCTACGTGGTAGCGGCCGCGATGCGGTTCGACCAGAAGCTGGCGTGTATGCCGGCTTACCTGCAGCGCACCCGGGATCTTTATCGGCTGCTGGCGCGCTACCCGCTGTGGCAGGTCAATCCGCGCCAACCGCATTGCAATATATTGCATCTCTATTTTCCGGTTGACCGCGATGCGGCGAATGCGGCGCGCGACCAGCTGGCCCGGGAGCACGGGATCTGGCTGTTTGGCGAAGCCAGGCATACGGCCTTGCCGCAGCAGAGTTATGTAGAGTGGTATGTGGGAGAGGCGCTGCTGTCTTTGTCCGACGCCAGGGTTGCCGCTATCCTGGACCAGTTCCAGGCGCTACTCGCGCCTGTGTGA
- a CDS encoding choline ABC transporter substrate-binding protein, translating into MKSFSLMVAGAGVACSLLAPVQAQEPKSCQTVRFADVGWTDIAATTGLASAVYEGLGYHTTKTIASVPITFAGVKNKQIDLFLGYWAPTMDPIIAPFVKEKSLKVLATPNLTGAKYTLAVPTYAYDAGLKTFADIAKYSKELDGKIYGIEPGNDGNALIQGMISKNQFNLKNFKMVESSEAGMLIELGRAVKQKKWIVILGWEPHPMNVQQKISYLSGGDDVFGPNYGEAKVYTVAATDYATRCPNADKLAGNLQFSTGIENQLMGRIMDKSDPKTAAKEWLKKNPDILEKLLAGVKTFDGKDGLPAVKASLGI; encoded by the coding sequence ATGAAATCATTCAGCTTGATGGTCGCCGGCGCCGGCGTGGCGTGCAGCCTGCTGGCGCCGGTGCAGGCGCAGGAACCGAAATCGTGCCAGACCGTGCGTTTCGCCGATGTCGGCTGGACCGACATCGCCGCCACCACCGGCCTGGCTTCTGCCGTGTACGAGGGTCTGGGCTATCACACCACCAAGACCATCGCCTCGGTGCCGATCACCTTTGCCGGCGTCAAGAACAAGCAGATCGACCTGTTCCTCGGTTACTGGGCGCCGACCATGGATCCCATCATTGCTCCCTTCGTCAAGGAAAAATCGCTCAAGGTGCTGGCCACGCCGAACCTGACCGGCGCCAAATACACGCTGGCGGTGCCGACCTACGCCTACGACGCCGGCCTCAAGACCTTCGCCGACATCGCCAAGTATTCGAAAGAGCTGGACGGCAAGATCTACGGCATCGAACCCGGCAACGACGGCAATGCCCTGATCCAGGGAATGATCAGCAAGAACCAGTTCAACCTGAAGAATTTCAAGATGGTGGAATCGAGCGAGGCCGGCATGCTGATCGAGCTGGGGCGGGCGGTCAAGCAAAAGAAATGGATAGTGATACTGGGCTGGGAACCGCACCCGATGAATGTGCAGCAGAAAATCAGCTACCTGAGCGGCGGCGACGATGTGTTCGGCCCCAATTACGGCGAGGCCAAGGTCTATACCGTGGCGGCCACCGACTATGCGACGCGCTGCCCTAACGCCGACAAGCTGGCCGGCAACCTGCAGTTTTCCACCGGCATCGAAAACCAGCTGATGGGACGCATCATGGACAAATCCGATCCCAAGACTGCGGCCAAGGAGTGGCTGAAAAAGAATCCGGACATCCTGGAGAAGCTGCTGGCCGGGGTAAAGACCTTCGATGGCAAGGACGGCCTGCCGGCGGTCAAGGCTTCGCTGGGCATTTAG
- the fdhA gene encoding formaldehyde dehydrogenase, glutathione-independent, with protein sequence MSENRGVVYIEQGKVEIQSIPFPKLDNPQGKKIEHGVILKVVSTNICGSDQHMVRGRTTAQAGLVLGHEITGEVIEVGSDVETIRKGDLVSVPFNVACGRCRTCKEQHTGVCETVNPARAGGAYGYVDMGGWIGGQAEYVMVPYADFNLLRFPDKEQAMAKIRDLTCLSDILPTGYHGAVTAGVGPGATVYVAGAGPVGLAAAASARLLGAAVVIVGDVNPLRLVHARSVGFETVDLSLDASLSDQITQVLGVPEVDCAIDCVGFEARGHGHAGAQSEAPATVLNSLMEVTRVAGKIGIPGLYVTDDPGAVDSAAKGGSLSIRLGLGWAKSHSFHTGQTPVMKYNRQLMQAILWDRIKIADIVGVEVITLDQAPAGYQQFDAGAPKKFVIDPHHLLKKAA encoded by the coding sequence ATGTCAGAAAATCGTGGCGTGGTTTATATCGAACAGGGCAAGGTTGAAATACAGTCGATTCCATTTCCCAAGCTGGATAATCCGCAGGGCAAGAAAATCGAGCATGGCGTGATCCTGAAAGTGGTGTCCACCAATATCTGCGGTTCCGACCAGCACATGGTGCGCGGCCGCACCACCGCCCAGGCCGGGCTGGTGCTGGGCCATGAAATTACCGGCGAAGTGATAGAAGTCGGTTCCGATGTCGAAACCATCAGGAAGGGCGACCTGGTTTCGGTGCCGTTCAACGTTGCCTGCGGCCGCTGCCGCACTTGCAAGGAACAGCATACCGGCGTCTGCGAAACCGTCAATCCGGCGCGCGCCGGCGGTGCTTACGGTTATGTCGACATGGGCGGCTGGATCGGCGGCCAGGCCGAGTACGTGATGGTGCCTTACGCCGACTTCAACCTGCTGCGTTTCCCCGATAAAGAGCAGGCGATGGCCAAGATCCGCGACCTGACCTGCCTGTCGGATATCCTGCCTACCGGTTACCACGGCGCGGTCACGGCCGGCGTTGGTCCCGGCGCCACAGTGTATGTCGCCGGCGCCGGTCCGGTCGGGCTGGCCGCGGCAGCTTCGGCGCGCTTGCTGGGAGCGGCGGTGGTGATTGTCGGCGACGTCAATCCGTTGCGCCTGGTCCATGCGCGCAGCGTCGGTTTCGAAACCGTGGATCTGTCCCTCGATGCTTCACTGAGCGACCAGATCACGCAGGTCCTGGGCGTGCCGGAAGTCGATTGTGCGATTGACTGCGTCGGTTTCGAAGCGCGCGGCCATGGCCATGCGGGCGCGCAGTCGGAAGCGCCGGCAACCGTGCTCAATTCGCTGATGGAGGTGACCCGCGTGGCCGGCAAGATCGGCATTCCGGGTTTGTATGTCACAGACGATCCGGGCGCGGTCGACAGCGCCGCCAAGGGCGGCAGCCTGAGCATCCGCCTCGGGCTGGGCTGGGCCAAGTCGCACAGTTTCCATACCGGGCAGACGCCGGTGATGAAATACAACCGGCAGCTGATGCAGGCGATCCTGTGGGACCGCATCAAGATCGCCGACATTGTCGGCGTTGAAGTCATTACCCTGGACCAGGCGCCGGCCGGGTACCAGCAGTTCGATGCCGGCGCGCCGAAGAAATTCGTCATCGATCCGCATCATTTATTGAAGAAAGCCGCCTGA
- a CDS encoding L-serine ammonia-lyase: MPVQPIGFSMNISTFDLFKVGIGPSSSHTVGPMIAANRFAAHLHDAGLLDAVHAVRVELYGSLGATGKGHGSDKAVLLGLEGNLPDSIDPDHVEPRLAEIRSSKKLLLNGSHAIGCVEKEHVLFFRREALPQHPNGMRFVALDAAASVIAEKEYYSVGGGFVVSKEGQRVNLVQAGSVQSEGGLPYPFHSGDDLLRMCTESGLTIAALMMENEKHWRSAEEVRTKLLGIWDVMAAAVKRGCSIDGELPGPMRVKRRASELYRQLKDRSEESFTDPLSMLDWVNLYAMAVNEENAAGGRIVTAPTNGAAGVLPAVLHYYTKFIPGSNKDGVMTFMLTAAAIGLIYKENASISGAEVGCQGEVGVACSMAAGALAAVLGGTPEQIENAAEIGMEHNLGMTCDPVGGLVQIPCIERNAMGAVKAINAARMALRGNGKHYVSLDNVIKTMMQTGADMKTKYKETSRGGLAVNVIEC; the protein is encoded by the coding sequence TTGCCAGTACAGCCAATCGGATTTTCTATGAACATCAGCACATTCGATTTATTCAAGGTCGGCATCGGCCCCTCCAGTTCGCATACGGTGGGACCGATGATTGCCGCCAATCGATTTGCTGCGCATTTGCATGATGCCGGCCTGCTCGATGCAGTGCATGCGGTCAGGGTCGAGCTGTACGGTTCGCTGGGCGCGACCGGCAAGGGCCACGGCAGCGACAAGGCCGTGCTGCTTGGACTGGAAGGCAACCTGCCGGACAGCATCGATCCGGACCATGTCGAGCCGCGGCTGGCGGAAATCCGCAGCTCGAAGAAACTGCTGCTGAATGGCAGCCACGCCATTGGCTGCGTGGAAAAAGAGCATGTACTGTTTTTCCGCCGCGAAGCCTTGCCGCAACATCCGAACGGCATGCGTTTTGTTGCCCTGGATGCTGCCGCCAGCGTGATTGCGGAAAAAGAATACTACTCGGTCGGCGGCGGTTTTGTGGTCAGCAAGGAAGGCCAGCGCGTCAATCTGGTGCAGGCGGGCAGCGTGCAGAGCGAAGGCGGCCTGCCGTACCCGTTCCATTCTGGCGACGACCTGCTGCGCATGTGCACCGAAAGCGGCTTGACGATTGCCGCGCTGATGATGGAAAACGAAAAGCACTGGCGTTCGGCGGAAGAAGTGCGGACCAAGCTGCTGGGCATCTGGGATGTAATGGCGGCGGCGGTAAAGCGCGGCTGCTCGATAGACGGCGAACTGCCCGGCCCGATGCGGGTCAAGCGCCGCGCCTCCGAGTTGTACCGGCAGCTGAAGGATCGCTCCGAGGAATCGTTCACCGATCCTTTGTCGATGCTGGACTGGGTCAACCTGTATGCGATGGCGGTGAATGAAGAAAACGCCGCCGGCGGACGCATCGTCACGGCGCCTACCAATGGCGCGGCAGGCGTGTTACCGGCGGTGCTGCATTACTACACCAAGTTCATTCCGGGTTCCAACAAGGATGGAGTCATGACTTTCATGCTGACGGCGGCGGCGATCGGCCTGATCTACAAGGAAAACGCTTCCATCTCCGGCGCCGAAGTCGGCTGCCAGGGCGAGGTCGGAGTTGCCTGTTCGATGGCTGCGGGAGCCTTGGCTGCGGTCTTGGGCGGTACGCCGGAGCAGATCGAGAATGCCGCTGAAATCGGCATGGAACACAACCTCGGCATGACCTGCGATCCGGTCGGCGGACTGGTGCAGATTCCCTGCATAGAACGCAACGCGATGGGTGCGGTGAAGGCGATCAACGCTGCCCGCATGGCTTTGCGCGGCAACGGCAAACATTATGTATCGCTGGACAATGTAATCAAGACCATGATGCAGACCGGCGCCGACATGAAGACCAAATACAAAGAAACATCACGTGGTGGTTTGGCGGTAAATGTGATTGAGTGCTGA